A single Plasmodium knowlesi strain H genome assembly, chromosome: 13 DNA region contains:
- a CDS encoding tryptophan-rich antigen gives MEAVRNYKEVIAETLPLSALWGKSTYSSLSNYGYYNSKSIIIGVLLFAFLFFISHFFQFLPTIRNKIRRFTRNAIVYNTVEEKDVKEYGKELPSRSVPNTGCKEKNAKNNKQINEVCQTNEQKQGDDNNIKRIKTYAEKRERRYNTALGEDEAKVQAPESTYDGQKSQRSLLDKIMKGKKMGKGGMKELIKKQNMLYTAGYNEKGSTDYLQEEKSEEWINNQWNVWKKKNEEEWKIFNTSIENEKTNWLQNIEKEWQEFLDAMQNKWIHYNKKMDAEYQINILEKSSEWNDTQWIEWIKSEGKQFMEQEWKIWLAQKETHLSDWVVNEWIRWKNSQIMQWLMADWRLQKEASWSNYENYKITNILQRKKRKKWNKWRECINREREEWDAWVRSKEKIYINTKWNKWSKWKKDKRFIYSKWVEMFTNKLINERQWEKWVKS, from the exons ATGGAAGCAGTTAGAAATTACAAAGAAGTCATAGCAGAAACTTTGCCCCTTTCTGCGCTTTGGGGAAAAAGTACGTACTCCTCACTGAGTAATTATGGATATTATAACAGTAAAAGTATAATAATCGgcgttcttctttttgcgtttttatttttcatcagccatttttttcag TTTCTCCCCacaataagaaataaaatcaGGAGGTTCACCAGGAACGCAATAGTGTATAACActgtggaagaaaaagatgtGAAGGAATACGGAAAGGAATTACCCAGCAGGAGTGTGCCCAATACTGGGTGCAAGGAAAAGAACGCGAAAAATAACAAGCAGATAAATGAGGTATGTCAGACTAATGAACAGAAGCAAGGAGACGATAACAATAttaaaaggataaaaacatatgccgaaaaaagggaacgcAGGTATAACACTGCTTTAGGAGAAGATGAAGCAAAAGTGCAAGCACCTGAATCAACTTATGATGGACAAAAAAGTCAAAGGAGTTTACTggataaaataatgaaggggaaaaaaatgggaaaaggagGTATGAAAGAACTTATCAAGAAACAAAATATGCTCTATACAGCAGGTTACAATGAAAAAGGCTCAACGGATTATttacaagaagaaaaatcagAGGAATGGATAAATAACCAATGGAATGtctggaagaaaaaaaatgaagaagaatggaaaatttttaatacttccattgaaaatgaaaaaacaaattggcttcaaaatatagaaaaggaatggCAGGAATTTCTAGACGCTATGCAAAATAAATGGATTCactataacaaaaaaatggacgcaGAATACCAAATTAACATTCTGGAAAAATCTTCAGAATGGAATGACACACAATGGATAGAATGGAttaaaagtgaaggaaagcaATTTATGGAGCaggaatggaaaatatgGCTTGCGCAGAAGGAAACACATCTGAGCGACTGGGTCGTAAATGAATGGATACGGTGGAAGAACTCGCAGATTATGCAATGGTTAATGGCTGACTGGAGGCTCCAAAAAGAGGCTTCATGGtcaaattatgaaaattataaaattacaaatatactacaaaggaaaaagagaaaaaaatggaacaaatggCGAGAGTGCATCAACAGAGAAAGAGAGGAGTGGGACGCTTGGGTCCGctcgaaagaaaaaatatatataaatactaaatggaataaatggtctaaatggaaaaaggataaaCGATTTATATATAGTAAGTGGGTGGAAATGTTTACTAACAAGCTGATAAATGAGAGGcaatgggaaaaatgggTTAAATCATAA
- a CDS encoding tryptophan-rich antigen — translation MEVAHDESDCAVLDALISAVSTRIGSSNSAVNFDGNISYFPATIYLSILVVFLKNVYSFLSKKSNRLSIEWNKGQEDKENHDENEDDDDDEDDEKDAEYYDASDREDSPKEQLKKDKENEKRITEARGKVKEMITEGDNQKNNEVLKNLEGMTEEELEKWKNEEWKKFMVNIEEEWQLLNLWIEEERKNWIDSKDKELEDWMNKMENKWMDIDNINKEYQWTFIKSSLKGDDQGQIKEQIKHELKNFIYRDWKKWLGDNESYLNTWLVKQWIQWKNNKIIKYLTVEWKHEEDEYWNNWEKTETWKWLNFSKRRNWQTWKNRVTKEKEEWENWVKIKEELVIYNKYKKLTLWVKRKKPSINQWIESLADKCINDTRWNTWINEKYNQLVQKHNMEEEKEINEKIENRKNRKASGYISLKNKLQSVKEEKENDHTV, via the exons atggaggTAGCTCATGATGAATCCGATTGTGCAGTATTAGACGCCTTAATATCTGCAGTTAGCACAAGGATAGGAAGTTCCAATTCAGCAGTAAATTTCGATGGAAATATTTCGTACTTTCCGGCTACTATTTACTTATCTATTCTTGTCGTTTTTCTAAAGAATGTATATTCG TTCTTAAGTAAGAAGTCGAACAGACTTTCCATAGAATGGAACAAAGGACAAGAGGACAAGGAAAACCATGACGAGAATGAggacgatgatgacgacgagGATGATGAGAAAGACGCAGAATATTACGACGCCAGTGATAGGGAGGATTCCCCAAAAGAACAgttaaaaaaggataaagagAATGAAAAGCGCATAACAGAAGCAAggggaaaagtaaaagaaatgaTAACTGAAGGAGataatcaaaaaaataacgaagTTCTGAAAAATCTGGAGGGCATGACGGAAGAGGAATTagagaaatggaagaacgaagaatggaaaaaatttatggTAAATATCGAAGAAGAATGGCAACTTTTAAATTTGTGGatagaagaggaaagaaaaaactggaTTGATAGTAAAGATAAAGAATTAGAGGACTggatgaacaaaatggaaaataaatggatGGATATAGACaatataaataaagaatACCAATGGACGTTTATAAAGAGTAGCCTCAAAGGTGATGACCAAGGTCAAATAAAAGAACAGATAAAACATGAACTAAAGAATTTTATATATCGCGATTGGAAAAAGTGGCTAGGAGATAATGAGTCCTATCTAAATACATGGCTAGTGAAACAATGGATACAatggaaaaacaacaaaataattaaatatcTCACCGTTGAATGGAAACACGAAGAAGATGAATACTGGAATAACtgggaaaaaacagaaacgtGGAAATGGTTAAATTTCAGTAAGAGGAGAAATTGGCAAACATGGAAAAACAGAGTTaccaaagaaaaagaagaatgggaAAACTGGGTGAAAATTAAAGAGGAACTGGTTATAtacaataaatataaaaaattgacCCTATGggtcaaaagaaaaaaaccttcTATTAATCAGTGGATAGAATCACTCGCTGATAAATGCATTAATGACACAAGATGGAACACTTGgattaatgaaaaatataatcaaTTGGTGCAAAAACAtaatatggaagaagaaaaagaaattaatgagaaaattgaaaatagaaaaaaccGTAAGGCTTCCGGATATATATCCCTTAAGAATAAACTTCAATccgtaaaggaagaaaaagaaaatgatcaTACCGTATAG
- a CDS encoding tryptophan-rich antigen, whose product MELEKNNSALASQKSYSRTTPTRSYRSAPKFSTSLLSRLTILIFALSCAVFVNTASGATPNRPNKNGFVSPALIGFGELNIEESEEFKRMAWNNWMLRLESDWKHFHESVEEDKTKWLQGMDSAWSDWLRSLQNKWSNYSEEMLKEYNSNVMEVSAKWNDGQWVTWIKTDGRSILEAQWEKWIEKADYQLQKLILDKWIKWKNDKIRSWLSSEWKTEEDYYWSNIERSTTAKWLREAERIHWIRWKERISRESEQWLNWVQMKEGVYINVEWKKWLQWKNDRKILFNKWSTNLVYKWTLKRQWTVWIKEANNKNKV is encoded by the exons ATGGAATTGGAGAAGAACAATAGCGCACTGGCTTCACAGAAGTCATATTCTCGAACCACACCTACAAGGAGCTACAGGAGTGCCCCCAAATTTTCCACATCACTCCTTTCCCGTTTAACTATTCTTATATTTGCCTTATCATGTGCTGTTTTTGTAAATACTGCTTCAGGA GCGACACCTAATAGACCAAATAAGAATGGCTTCGTATCACCTGCCTTAATAGGATTTGGAGAATTAAACATCGAGGAATCAGAAGAATTCAAAAGAATGGCTTGGAATAATTGGATGCTGCGCTTAGAGTCCGATTGGAAACATTTTCACGAATCTGTTGAAGAagacaaaacaaaatggcTTCAAGGAATGGACTCGGCTTGGTCTGATTGGCTTCGATCTTTGCAAAATAAATGGTCTAACTATAGTGAAGAAATGCTTAAAGAGTACAATAGTAATGTTATGGAAGTATCAGCCAAATGGAATGACGGGCAATGGGTAACTTGGATAAAAACTGATGGAAGAAGTATTCTAGAAGCTcaatgggaaaaatggatTGAAAAAGCGGATTATCAATTACAGAAATTAATTTTAGATAAATGgattaaatggaaaaatgataaaatccGATCCTGGTTATCCAGTGAATGGAAAACCGAAGAAGATTACTACTGGTCAAATATAGAGCGATCTACAACAGCAAAATGGTTACGGGAAGCAGAGAGAATCCATTGGATTAGAtggaaagaaagaattaGTAGAGAGTCTGAACAATGGTTGAACTGGGtccaaatgaaagaaggcGTTTACATCAATgtagaatggaaaaaatggctccaatggaaaaatgatAGAAAAATTCTATTTAACAAATGGTCAACTAACCTTGTCTACAAATGGACACTAAAAAGGCAGTGGACCGTTTGGATTAAGGAAgctaataataaaaataaagtttaG